ATGACATTTATTTAAAGTACCTATCTGAGGAGGAGATTGCGACAAATGAAAAATGGATCGAGGAACTACAAGAAGAATATAATGGAGCATCGGCGGTATACGCAAagtatgaaaatgaaaaacaattgattgaacaaaaggaaaaggaagaatTGAACCGCCAGCATATGATGAAACTTCGAGAAGAAGAGTTTCAAAGGATAGTTCAACAGACCATTATAAAGAAGAAATCCGCGGAAGCAATCTTTGAGGCACTTGTCGAACATGTTAAAAATGTGATTGAAACGAGAGCGGATGACGAAAACGCAGGGATAGCGTTGCGTAAAACTGAAAAGGATATCGAGCTTGCGCTAGCAGACTGTAAGAGCGCGCACAATAAATTACTTGAGATATTAAACGAGGCCACAGCTGAAAATGAAATCGAATGGATTCGAAGAATTCAAAAATGTTACAATGAGACAattgaaacaattcaaactttcaCCGCCAGGACAGAAAACAGAAATAACGCCAGACAAAATTGTGCACTTCGCATTGAAAAGGCTAAAATGCCATCTTTTAATGGTACAATCAGAGAATATCCACAATTTAAGAAggattttcaaaaacaagtgATGCCAACATTGGATAAAAACAGCGCGTGCTACATTCTACGCTCGTGCTTGGAAAGAGAACCAGCGGAAACAGTAAAAGGCGTAGATGATGATATAAAAGAGATGAGGAAACGACTCGACGAAAAATACGGAGATCCAGCTAAATTAACGGACGCAATCATTAATACAATTCAAGACATAAGACCCATTAAAGAGGGGGAGAACAAAAGATTCATAGAATTGGTTGATGCTGTAGAAGATGGATATAAAGATCTAAAAAGACTTGGATTGGAAAGAGAAATCACAACCACAAGTTCAGTTAGcataattgaaagaaaactaCCTGCTAATATAAAAAGGGAATGGGCTAAATTGGTTAGCCTAGACAATAGCGTGGTAAACAAAACCGACAAATTTCCAAGCCTTCTTAACTTTCTCCTCAGCCAGAAAAGAGCAATTGAATATGATACAACAGAGCTACGACTTACTGCTACCTCAACAATAAAAGGCTCAGCacattatgcaaaaacaaacaaagattcaGTAGAAAGACGAGAAGACAGCACCCGCCCCCAAAATAGTAAATGTTTATTCCACAGGGAATCAGATCATTGGACGAGCGACTGTAAATTCTACCTATCAAAACCAAATGaagataaaatgaaaacattgaaggaaaaagGAGCCTGCTGGTCTTGTTTACGAAGAGGACACAGACTTCTTGAATGTAGGAAGAAGAGACCTTGCGGCGTGAACGGATGCACCAAATGGCATCACCAGACACTTcataaagatgaaaaaattgaaaccGCTTTGCAAGGAATCTCCGGATCCGCAAGTGTATGTGACAACAACATCGCAGACTCTTGTCTATTGCAGATACAGTGAATCGCCACAAAGCGCGGTTGGGTCAATGTTCTATGGGATAGCGGAGCTTCACTCTGCTTCATTACAAATGACAAAGCAAAAGCCGAGCGACTGAAAGGCACGAAAGTTGAACTTTCCATAATCAAAGTAGGAGGAGACAATGAGAAAATCACATCCACTAGATACAAACTTTCACTAATAGACAAACAAGGTCAAGAAGTTCAATTTGACGTATACGGAATCGATAGAATTACTTCAGACATACAGAGCGTAAACGTGAACGGAATCATTCAACTATTTAAAGATATTTCTAAAGATGATATATCAAGACCATCAGGAACAATTGATGTCTTAATTGGTTACGAATACGCGGCGTATCATCCACAGAGTGAACAAACTTCAGGACACCTTCTTCTACTAAAAAATCGCTTTGGAAGATGCATTGGTGGAACACACCCCTTTATCAAGGAAAGGACACGAAACCACATGCTCGATCACATACAAGTCAACGCAGCAATTGTCCGAGTTGACGATTTCTATAACATAGAGAACCTTGGGATCGGATGTTCACCCCGCTGCGGTGGATGTAAGTGTGGGAAATGCTCTTTAGGGGCCCAAAACGTCACcataaaggaagaaaaagaattacGTCTAATCGAAAGCAAGCTGGAGTACaataaagaagaaaagagaTGGATTACAGAATATCCATGGATTCGGGATCCCGCCGAATTGCCTGATAATAAAAGGGCTGCTATGGGAATGCTCATATCAACTGAAAAAAGATTAGCAAAAAATAAAGAACACGCTAACGTTTATCAGAAACAAATTGAAGATATGATCGAACGAGAAGTCGCACGAAAACTCTCGCAAACAGAACTGAAAAACTACAAAGGACCAATTCACTACATTTCTCATCATGAGGTTTTGAAGCCAGATTCCAAATCAACTCCAGTAAGAATCGTGTTTAATAGCAGCGCACGTTACATGGGACACATGCTCAATGACTACTGGGCTAAAGGACCACACCTACTTAATGATCTCTTGGGAGTACTCATAAGGTTCAGAGAAAACAACATTGCAATGATAGGTGATATCAAAAAAATGTATCATACAGTCAAGATCAAAACTATTGAGCAACATACACATAGATTTCTATGGAGAGATATGGACACTGGAAGACCACCAGATACGTATGTAATACAAAGAGTGTCATTTGGAGACAAACCATCGGGGACGATCGCTACTGTTGCATTGAGAAAAACAGCAGAAATGGGAGCGGATAGATATCCCGAAGCGACTCAGGTCATCAAAGAAAACACGTATATGAATGACATAATAGAGAGTGTTCCCACCAAAGAAAAAGCGACAAAACTCGCTAAGGATATAGAAGCCTTACTTGACGAAGGAAACTTCAAAATGAAAGAGTGGATTTTCACCCATGATAGAATTGATATACTCAAACCTATACCCAACGACAAATCCTCTAATACGGAAAAGGTGTTGGGAGTTGTTTGGAACCCAGTTCAAGACGAATTTGTATATAAGATGCACCTTCGAACCACATCCAAGAAAAAACCAAACGATAAGACTCATGATAATGACAGCAACCCAACGAAAAGAATAATTTTATCACAAGTTAATAGCATTTATGATCCTCTTGGTTTAACAGGACCATTTACGGTCAGAGTAAAGATTTTGATGAGGGAACTATGGGGAATCGAAAATAAACTAGGTTGGGATGATACAATTCCTGAAAGGTACAAACAATACTGGAAACAATTTTGCCAAGAGATGCGTGAAACCAAAGGATGCAACAAGTGAGCAACCGACGTTAATCATCTTCAGTGATGGATCCAGCAACGCCTTTGGTGCCTGTGCATATGTAAGATGGAAACTCAATAATGGACGCTATAGCTGCAGACTTATACTATCAAAAAATCGACTCGCACCGATAAAAAAGATGTCCATTGATAGAATTGAACTGTGTGGAGCTTTGTTAAACTCAAGACTAAAAGCATTTCTACGCACACAATGTAGATACAAGTTTGTAAAGTGCTACCACATCGTGGACTCCCAAATAGTGCATAGCATGATACAGAAAGAATCGTACGGATTTAATACCTTCGCCGCAACCCGCGTAGGAGAGATACAACAGAATACAAACCCCAAAAAATGGTTTTGGATGGAAAATAAATATAACATAGCAGATTGGTTAACTCGTGGTAAGAAACCTAATGAAATAAACTTGGACAGCGCCTGGCAAAATGGACCCAGCTTCCTTGAGTTGCCCGAATCCGAATGGCCTATACACAAAACACTGACAAAGGAGCAACTTCCTGAATTAATCAAAATAGCATCCACTATAACCAAACCTTTCAGTAAAGATGACAAGGACACATTGGCGTCAAGAATCAACATCGACAGATATTCAGATTTTGGAAAACTAATCAGAGTGACAGCCAGAATTTTGACAATGTACCAAAGAAAACCGAAATCTTCCTTCAAACACGCCGGACAGTTCTGGATTATGGAAGCGCAAAAAAGCATGTATAAAGACGTTGAAAAAGGACGATACAAACGCCTGTGCCCCAGAAAGAATACAGATGGAATATACGTGGTTGGAGGACGGGGAGAAAGATGGATTGACATGAGTCACAACAAAAATGAAGTTATCCTTCTTCCTTATGATCATCGATTTTCACGTCTATATAGTGAACATATCCATAAAAGAGGCCACCTTGGCGTTCTCTCGACAGCCAGTAAAATTCGCACAAGATTCTGGATTGTCAAACTACTGAAGATGGTCAAGTCTATCAGCTACAACTGCGTAATATGCAAGAAACTAGACAAAAGACTGAGTGAGCAAATTATGGGAAAATTACCAGTGGACAGATTAAAGCCGTCTCCCGCCTGGACTTGTACTGCTATTGATCTATTTGGACCATTCAAAATTCGAGACGAGGTGAAGAAAAGAACGACTGGGAAAACATATGGAGTGATCTTCAACTGTTTAGGCACCCGCGCAGTACATGTAGATCTAGCCGCAGATTATAGCACTGAGAAATTCCTTATGGTCCTGCGAAGATTTGCATCTATTCGAGGGTATCCCTCGAAACTATATTCCGACAATGGACCTCAGCTAGTTGCCGCAAAtgaagaattaaaaaatgtggtACAAGGTTGGAATCAAGAGCAACTAAAAGAATTTGGCGTGATGGAAGGATTCAAGTGGGATTTTGCGCCAGCTGATACACCATGGCAAAACGGAGTGTCAGAAGCGTTAGTGAAATCGGTGAAGCGAGCGATAACAGCAGCTATAAGTGATCATGTCATGACATTCTCAGAACTCCAAACCGTTTGCTTCGAGGTAGCAAACCTTGTGAATGAAAGACCTATCGGAAGATACCCTACGTCACCAGATGATGGCACTTATTTATGTGCCAATGACTTGCTTCTAGGCAGAGCAACTTCACGAGTGCCAAGTGGGCCTTTCAGAGAGCCTTCCAATCCTCGTCAGCGATTCGAATTTGTCCAGAATGTTGTGAACTACTTCTGGAAGAAATGGACAAGGGACTACTTTCCAAGCTTACTAATTCAGCCAAAGTGGCACACGGCTCAACGCAATCTTAGGGAAGGTGACGTAGTGCTCATCCAAGATACTAACCAAATCAGAGGACAATGGAAACTTGGTGTCGTCCTCAAGACATTTCCTGGGGAAGACGGAAGAGTAAGGAGAGTACAAGTACAGTACAAAAATCCCAAACCGGGGAAGGCCGTCAGCGAATATCACGGAAGAGGCTTTGTTACCGTCGAGCGAGCAGTGAATAAATTGGTTGTCCTTATACCAAAGGAGGAAGCAGAAGATAAAAACAAAACCTGATTGTTTCCTTTCAGTATCTTTTGACCTTTGACTCTAGTTATAACTTTTTCATGCCCGGGGGAGTGCTTCGTTCTAACACGAAATTAATGCATGACGTTTTATGAGGCATACGTAACAATGCTTTATGTAATAGATTAATAAGATCGTTGAAGCCGACACTACTAGTCGCAGATTTGAGAGACACCAATGGGTATGTAAATATAGTTCTTTGTTAATGTCTATTAATCCCGGCATTTGTTAACTACAAGTCTAATCTGTTGATAGATTTCGAATACTTTCCTGTAAACAAGATGAGTGAATAAACTGTGGAATATCATTTGGAACCTTGGCGATTGTTGCGACTAGCAGTacaatatctttattttagtaaggtccaacccccaaaactgattgacgatttgaagtaaagaaaattggggttatgaatcaattattatcgctgtgagataacaaaagttaatagataactaaaattagtagttaactgacaattgggtacccccattagcaccctctttcACCATTTACCACTTTCTTATGGTTATTTTGCCGGAAAGTGAATTTTGGTCGTAATTTTTCGTCAAAGAGATAAGTGAAACTGGGAGATCGATCTTGGCTCTGACCTTGGTCATAAGTTACATGGCTGATCTGCTTGGCGTTCGTCATGCATCAGAATGACAGGATATTCTGAAGTGTCTACTTCCTCTGCGTCTATTGCTATCCCAGTTCCTTTTTATCTCCTTCGAATCCTCTAACGGACTTTATTCCTCATTGAGTCTCCTCAAGGCAAGAGCTGAACAGACTTTTGAAAGATCAGAGTTTTTCAGAGATCGGTAAGTGAATCTTAATTCGTATATTTTCccgttttgaaagctaaatcaGTATTTTCCAAATAGATCTACCAGATATATGTGTTTGCAAATGTTTGCTAACTCTTTCTTTCAGTTCCGCAGTTAGTCGACTGAGTTATTCAGCaagtgaatgaagggggtagtttctaaagaaactgtggtgctgcgtcggtgcggaagtagta
Above is a window of Montipora capricornis isolate CH-2021 chromosome 6, ASM3666992v2, whole genome shotgun sequence DNA encoding:
- the LOC138054363 gene encoding uncharacterized protein; translation: MSIDRIELCGALLNSRLKAFLRTQCRYKFVKCYHIVDSQIVHSMIQKESYGFNTFAATRVGEIQQNTNPKKWFWMENKYNIADWLTRGKKPNEINLDSAWQNGPSFLELPESEWPIHKTLTKEQLPELIKIASTITKPFSKDDKDTLASRINIDRYSDFGKLIRVTARILTMYQRKPKSSFKHAGQFWIMEAQKSMYKDVEKGRYKRLCPRKNTDGIYVVGGRGERWIDMSHNKNEVILLPYDHRFSRLYSEHIHKRGHLGVLSTASKIRTRFWIVKLLKMVKSISYNCVICKKLDKRLSEQIMGKLPVDRLKPSPAWTCTAIDLFGPFKIRDEVKKRTTGKTYGVIFNCLGTRAVHVDLAADYSTEKFLMVLRRFASIRGYPSKLYSDNGPQLVAANEELKNVVQGWNQEQLKEFGVMEGFKWDFAPADTPWQNGVSEALVKSVKRAITAAISDHVMTFSELQTVCFEVANLVNERPIGRYPTSPDDGTYLCANDLLLGRATSRVPSGPFREPSNPRQRFEFVQNVVNYFWKKWTRDYFPSLLIQPKWHTAQRNLREGDVVLIQDTNQIRGQWKLGVVLKTFPGEDGRVRRVQVQYKNPKPGKAVSEYHGRGFVTVERAVNKLVVLIPKEEAEDKNKT
- the LOC138054362 gene encoding uncharacterized protein, giving the protein MLDHIQVNAAIVRVDDFYNIENLGIGCSPRCGGCKCGKCSLGAQNVTIKEEKELRLIESKLEYNKEEKRWITEYPWIRDPAELPDNKRAAMGMLISTEKRLAKNKEHANVYQKQIEDMIEREVARKLSQTELKNYKGPIHYISHHEVLKPDSKSTPVRIVFNSSARYMGHMLNDYWAKGPHLLNDLLGVLIRFRENNIAMIGDIKKMYHTVKIKTIEQHTHRFLWRDMDTGRPPDTYVIQRVSFGDKPSGTIATVALRKTAEMGADRYPEATQVIKENTYMNDIIESVPTKEKATKLAKDIEALLDEGNFKMKEWIFTHDRIDILKPIPNDKSSNTEKVLGVVWNPVQDEFVYKMHLRTTSKKKPNDKTHDNDSNPTKRIILSQVNSIYDPLGLTGPFTVRVKILMRELWGIENKLGWDDTIPERYKQYWKQFCQEMRETKGCNK